In Aminobacterium sp. MB27-C1, a single genomic region encodes these proteins:
- a CDS encoding ParB/RepB/Spo0J family partition protein, whose product MAASKNKALGRGLGALIPGARDNVEKGTHDITTLPLSLLEPNENQPRKSWDKEKLEALADSIRMHGIIQPLVVRKLENSYQIVAGERRWRAAQIAGLQEVPVFFFEGTEKDVQEISLIENIQREDLSPVEVARAIKELLDSFSLTQEDLAQRIGWSRTLLTNKLRLLQLPEELRNMIDRGEISEGHGRTLLGLETENQMLALAQRVVRDGISVRKLEEMVKKLKTDSQEKITPVKHRPQEDYPQSVQLVTQKHGVNMKISGAGIKKRLSIEGLTISQIEMLAKLIEESADILFPGK is encoded by the coding sequence ATGGCTGCATCTAAAAACAAAGCGTTAGGACGAGGGCTTGGAGCTTTAATTCCAGGGGCTAGAGATAATGTAGAAAAAGGTACACATGATATAACAACACTTCCTCTATCTCTTCTTGAACCTAACGAAAATCAACCGCGAAAATCTTGGGATAAAGAAAAACTAGAGGCACTCGCTGATTCAATTCGTATGCATGGCATCATACAACCTCTTGTTGTACGTAAGCTTGAAAATAGTTATCAAATTGTTGCAGGAGAGCGTCGTTGGAGAGCTGCTCAAATAGCTGGACTACAGGAAGTTCCAGTCTTTTTCTTTGAGGGCACAGAGAAGGATGTTCAAGAAATTTCTCTCATAGAAAATATACAAAGGGAAGATCTTTCGCCAGTTGAAGTTGCTCGGGCTATTAAAGAGCTTTTAGATTCTTTTTCTTTAACCCAAGAAGATTTAGCACAGCGAATTGGTTGGAGTCGTACACTTCTTACGAATAAGTTGAGGTTATTGCAGCTTCCTGAAGAACTCCGAAATATGATAGATAGAGGAGAAATATCAGAAGGTCACGGTCGTACTCTTTTAGGGTTAGAGACTGAAAACCAGATGTTGGCATTAGCTCAAAGAGTTGTTCGAGACGGGATATCAGTTCGCAAATTAGAAGAAATGGTGAAGAAATTAAAAACGGATAGCCAAGAAAAAATTACTCCAGTAAAGCATCGTCCTCAAGAAGATTATCCTCAGTCGGTGCAATTAGTAACCCAAAAGCATGGTGTTAATATGAAAATTTCAGGTGCAGGTATAAAGAAAAGGTTATCTATAGAGGGTTTAACAATTTCACAAATAGAGATGTTAGCAAAACTTATAGAAGAATCAGCAGATATTTTATTTCCCGGGAAATAA
- a CDS encoding DUF5058 family protein, whose translation MPEAVLQAANGWGVWAIAIAIVVIVLIQSLLYIRLSFKTADQIGFPREKCVQGLRAGAISAIGPSIAVFIVMVGMMSVVGGPITWLRLSIIGAAPTELTAATVGAEALGVKFGSADYDMMALATSWWTMTINGTGWLLVTALFTHKLEDLREKIGGGDAKWLAIVSGGAMLGCFGFLNSRNIMAGFKGLQAGTAGGGGPLYAAIGGLLGMVLMLTLAKKLTWLREYTLGIAMLIGMAVAVILV comes from the coding sequence ATGCCGGAAGCAGTACTTCAAGCAGCGAATGGCTGGGGTGTGTGGGCTATTGCCATCGCAATCGTAGTTATAGTTCTTATTCAGTCTCTTCTGTATATCCGCCTTTCTTTTAAAACTGCAGACCAGATCGGTTTCCCCAGAGAAAAATGTGTTCAGGGTCTTCGTGCTGGTGCCATTTCAGCTATTGGTCCTTCTATTGCCGTTTTTATCGTTATGGTTGGTATGATGTCCGTTGTCGGTGGACCTATCACATGGCTCCGCCTTTCCATTATCGGTGCTGCTCCCACAGAGCTCACCGCTGCAACAGTTGGAGCTGAGGCTCTCGGTGTCAAATTCGGTTCTGCAGATTACGATATGATGGCATTGGCTACCTCTTGGTGGACCATGACCATTAATGGAACAGGCTGGCTTCTTGTTACAGCCCTGTTTACACACAAGCTCGAAGATCTTCGAGAAAAAATCGGCGGTGGAGATGCCAAATGGCTTGCCATCGTTTCTGGTGGAGCCATGCTCGGTTGCTTCGGATTCCTCAATTCCAGAAATATCATGGCTGGATTCAAGGGCCTTCAGGCTGGTACTGCTGGTGGCGGCGGCCCTCTTTATGCAGCCATCGGTGGTCTTCTCGGTATGGTCTTGATGTTGACCCTTGCCAAGAAACTGACCTGGCTTAGAGAATATACCCTCGGAATAGCCATGCTTATCGGAATGGCCGTAGCCGTCATTCTTGTTTAG
- a CDS encoding metal ABC transporter permease: MINLLQYEFMQNAFLAAFLASILCGMMGSLVVVRKHVIVAGGIAHGAYGGVGLAFFLGVSPIFGTMVFSLVLSLLIAWITWQKPERADSIIGVLWAVGMAIGVICIDLTPGYGADLMSYLFGSILTVSKGDLFAMLGVILLSFALGFLYHKELLAFAYDPDFAKTRGVPVAFLHYVVIILISMTVVLLIRVVGLILVIALLTIPPSIAERWSHSLYSMMGRAFLLSLFFSFVGLWLSALLNVTAGATIILVSAIGYALSLLLKK, translated from the coding sequence ATGATTAATCTTTTGCAGTATGAATTTATGCAAAACGCTTTTTTGGCTGCCTTTTTAGCCAGTATTCTATGCGGCATGATGGGGAGTCTCGTTGTAGTGAGAAAGCATGTTATTGTTGCCGGAGGAATAGCCCACGGAGCATATGGCGGTGTTGGCCTTGCTTTTTTCTTAGGGGTATCTCCTATTTTTGGTACGATGGTGTTTTCTCTTGTGCTGTCACTTCTTATTGCGTGGATAACATGGCAAAAACCAGAACGAGCCGACTCTATAATAGGAGTTCTTTGGGCTGTAGGAATGGCTATAGGTGTAATATGTATAGATTTAACACCTGGATACGGTGCAGATTTAATGAGTTATCTTTTTGGGAGTATCCTTACTGTCTCAAAAGGTGACCTCTTTGCCATGCTCGGAGTCATTCTTCTCTCATTCGCCTTGGGCTTTCTGTATCATAAAGAATTATTAGCTTTTGCATATGATCCTGATTTCGCAAAGACAAGAGGGGTTCCTGTCGCTTTTTTGCATTATGTTGTTATTATCTTAATCTCAATGACTGTCGTTCTTCTAATTCGAGTTGTTGGGCTTATTCTTGTCATTGCTCTTCTTACTATTCCCCCTTCTATAGCAGAACGTTGGAGTCATTCTCTCTATTCTATGATGGGCAGGGCTTTCCTTTTAAGTTTATTTTTTTCATTTGTTGGTTTGTGGCTTTCCGCTCTTTTAAATGTAACTGCGGGAGCTACAATTATTCTCGTTTCCGCTATAGGATATGCCCTTTCTCTTTTGTTAAAAAAATAG
- a CDS encoding Rossmann-like domain-containing protein, whose amino-acid sequence MRFFEKLIAQALKEKDSSIEGIVLGWHASVVRLRDGRVGIGTVPPGDKIPLDTREEHTRHLLSSSAHGLVSLFASPYPQEFAVASAIVSALVPASKCSLPLDSIAGIPENDSVAVIGYDKILIPHLRDWGWNMSILDNQREAPDIFPEHAASEKLPSCQWCWLTAEAFRNRWFTFIQPYISHMKGIFLQGPGLPCLPSLFREAGITHLILPTISPTEEMNVTQYISAGGHPMLCRDISWNVYFL is encoded by the coding sequence GTGCGCTTTTTTGAAAAACTCATAGCTCAAGCATTAAAAGAAAAAGATTCTTCAATAGAAGGTATTGTGCTTGGTTGGCATGCAAGCGTTGTTCGACTTAGAGATGGGCGAGTGGGAATAGGAACGGTTCCTCCTGGAGATAAGATTCCTCTCGACACTAGAGAAGAGCATACGCGTCATTTACTTTCTTCATCTGCCCACGGTCTTGTTTCTCTATTTGCCTCACCTTATCCACAAGAATTTGCAGTTGCTTCTGCAATTGTTTCTGCTCTTGTACCAGCTTCTAAATGCTCTCTTCCCCTTGATTCAATTGCAGGAATTCCAGAAAATGACTCTGTCGCCGTCATTGGTTACGATAAAATCCTTATTCCTCATCTCAGAGATTGGGGATGGAATATGTCTATTCTTGATAATCAACGTGAGGCTCCCGATATTTTTCCCGAACATGCCGCTTCTGAAAAATTACCTTCATGTCAATGGTGTTGGTTAACGGCCGAAGCCTTCAGAAATAGGTGGTTTACATTTATTCAACCGTATATTAGTCACATGAAAGGCATATTTTTACAAGGGCCTGGCCTTCCCTGTTTACCATCCTTATTTCGAGAAGCAGGCATTACACATCTTATTCTACCTACAATATCCCCAACTGAAGAAATGAACGTGACACAGTATATATCTGCAGGCGGGCACCCGATGCTTTGTCGAGACATTTCATGGAATGTATATTTCCTATGA
- a CDS encoding AAA family ATPase — translation MVLSIAVTNQKGGVGKTTTCINLAAELGRLGYSVLAVDMDPQGNCSSGLGIEADAVNVSLYDVLLGGASIQEALVATPWEGVSLLPATIDLAGAEVELASIISRETCLRRHMAKLDHYDVAIIDCPPSLGLLTINALVAAQKLIVPIQCEYYALEGVGQLARTIGLVRDCLNPDLSIDGVLLTMFDSRTRLAHDVVEEVRRQFGEIVFSTVIPRNVKLSEAPSYAKPITYYEPASTGAQSYTLFSREVATRWLHLKTKR, via the coding sequence ATTGTGCTTTCTATAGCTGTAACGAACCAAAAAGGTGGCGTTGGCAAGACAACTACATGCATAAATCTTGCTGCAGAATTAGGACGATTGGGATATTCTGTTTTGGCTGTTGATATGGATCCTCAAGGTAATTGTAGCAGTGGTTTGGGCATTGAAGCTGACGCTGTCAATGTAAGCTTATACGATGTCCTTCTTGGCGGAGCATCTATCCAAGAGGCCCTTGTTGCTACTCCGTGGGAGGGCGTTTCGCTTCTTCCAGCTACAATTGACCTGGCAGGAGCAGAAGTGGAACTTGCATCTATTATTAGCCGTGAAACGTGTTTACGAAGACATATGGCTAAGCTTGATCACTATGATGTAGCTATTATCGATTGCCCCCCTTCTTTAGGTTTGTTGACAATTAATGCTCTTGTTGCTGCGCAAAAGTTGATAGTGCCTATTCAGTGTGAATATTATGCTTTAGAAGGCGTTGGTCAGCTTGCTAGAACAATAGGACTTGTTCGTGACTGCCTCAACCCTGACTTATCTATTGATGGGGTTCTTCTTACAATGTTTGATTCTCGAACACGTCTTGCCCACGATGTGGTAGAAGAGGTACGAAGGCAATTTGGGGAGATTGTTTTTTCTACTGTTATCCCTCGTAACGTAAAGCTATCAGAGGCACCAAGTTACGCCAAACCAATAACATACTACGAACCAGCCAGTACGGGGGCTCAGTCTTATACATTATTTTCCAGGGAGGTTGCGACACGATGGCTGCATCTAAAAACAAAGCGTTAG
- a CDS encoding thermonuclease family protein, with translation MNLKKITTLCIAFLIFFSSDLCAQTCSSLIPVVVTQVIDGDTIVVQMPDGKSERVRYLLIDTPEIHHPRRKKEELGELAFRRNRELLVSGEAYLEFDIEKRDRYNRLLAYIWSKNKQGFLLINAELIRNGLALPLVIAPNEKYIHTIQKACSEAKKTQVGLWKKASRRLFTPEEIWTFLPFIRGHFILVAATIKDISTTQSRTLFKDGTFSLIIYRNNMDRFRHFSLREGNQILIMGKIYSSYKGSEIILSDPSQIILIKP, from the coding sequence ATGAACCTTAAAAAAATTACTACGTTATGCATTGCTTTTCTTATTTTTTTCTCTTCCGATTTATGTGCACAAACATGCTCCTCTTTGATTCCTGTCGTAGTGACGCAAGTTATTGATGGAGATACTATTGTCGTTCAAATGCCTGACGGAAAGTCTGAACGAGTACGTTATCTTCTTATTGATACGCCTGAAATACATCACCCTCGGCGAAAAAAAGAAGAACTTGGAGAATTAGCATTTCGACGAAACAGAGAACTTCTAGTTTCAGGAGAGGCATATCTTGAATTCGATATTGAAAAAAGAGATCGTTACAACCGCCTCCTTGCCTACATCTGGAGCAAAAATAAACAAGGATTTTTACTTATTAATGCGGAGCTTATACGCAATGGACTGGCACTTCCACTTGTTATAGCTCCTAATGAAAAATATATTCATACCATTCAGAAAGCTTGTTCAGAAGCAAAGAAAACACAGGTAGGATTGTGGAAAAAAGCTTCACGACGATTATTCACACCAGAAGAGATCTGGACCTTTTTGCCCTTCATAAGAGGACATTTTATTCTTGTTGCCGCTACTATTAAAGATATTTCAACAACACAATCCAGAACGCTCTTTAAGGATGGAACTTTTTCCCTTATTATCTATAGAAACAATATGGATAGGTTTCGCCATTTTTCTTTACGCGAAGGAAATCAGATTCTTATTATGGGGAAAATATACAGTAGCTATAAAGGAAGTGAAATCATTTTAAGTGATCCTTCTCAGATAATTTTAATTAAACCTTAA
- the rsmG gene encoding 16S rRNA (guanine(527)-N(7))-methyltransferase RsmG, translated as MDLYCNENLVAEIAERNRPMLLKYIEGLVSFSGRVRLTGPQDPETLWSEHIVDCLYSVPLLPPEGNIIDVGTGGGLPGVVWAICRPDLTITLLDSVRKKCKALEELTALLKLENVRIVCSRAEEYALERREHFSLAGARAVTGTGVLLEYLSPFVSLGGKVLAFKGPLYKEEIEPLNGKEKRLGLSAPSVFPYSLNGKEHFLLIWQKKQPCSKEFPRKTGMAERKFWWR; from the coding sequence GTGGACTTGTATTGTAATGAAAATCTAGTTGCTGAAATAGCAGAAAGAAATCGCCCAATGCTTTTAAAATATATTGAGGGACTTGTCTCTTTTTCTGGACGGGTCCGTTTAACTGGTCCGCAAGATCCCGAGACCCTTTGGTCGGAACATATCGTAGATTGTCTTTATTCTGTTCCACTACTTCCTCCTGAAGGAAATATTATAGATGTTGGTACTGGAGGCGGACTTCCCGGTGTTGTCTGGGCAATTTGCAGACCCGACTTGACTATAACTCTTCTGGATAGCGTGCGAAAAAAGTGCAAAGCTTTGGAGGAGTTAACCGCTCTTTTAAAGCTGGAAAATGTTCGTATTGTATGCAGTAGAGCTGAAGAATATGCTCTAGAACGGAGAGAGCATTTTTCTCTAGCAGGTGCGAGAGCGGTTACAGGAACAGGTGTATTATTAGAATACCTCTCTCCTTTTGTCTCCTTGGGAGGAAAGGTTCTTGCGTTTAAGGGACCGTTGTATAAAGAAGAAATAGAACCTCTTAACGGAAAGGAAAAACGTTTAGGTCTTTCTGCCCCCTCTGTCTTCCCTTATTCTCTTAATGGAAAAGAACATTTCCTTTTAATATGGCAAAAGAAACAGCCATGTTCAAAGGAATTCCCAAGAAAAACTGGAATGGCAGAAAGGAAATTTTGGTGGAGGTGA
- a CDS encoding PucR family transcriptional regulator — protein sequence MGITVRQMLRIPELNRMKVVAGESGLDTNYVTTVTVLDAPDIQRWVHGGEFVITSGYILKDDPDSLVRIIEYLSQGGMAAIGIKLERFLKTLPPNVKEAADRLHFPVVDIPIDYAFSDIINPVLSRVVNAQAQELRFSEKVSQSFFELIMNGEEVEPILNNLRNFIHVDIAFIDTFFGQSYFCAQSDAFVEIIKETNLPQLIREIPNRPVAIGDKIYGYLFFDVDAQDIQKSWGISLSHAISALLISTQKKLAKSEAEKRYRDEFVQDILLKNVRFEKEVWNRAQLFNWDLRGPQTVVVVDIDNYKHQFEMAKQIDEAVANLEEIKKRIYYIATSMIKMKFSNIPYAEMSDSIAFILPSPFTEYESFKKKLYSTISLMQQEVAKKTKFSVTVGVGSIKDSIFSCYQSYDEARKALEMIRKTCGTGHVIFWKDLGVYKLLGNLYNTKDAVNFYYDYIGKLIEHDKNKKTQLVGTLESIVRCNWQLKAAAEELSIHYNTLKYRFRKICELMEFDVYDSEQRLNVALSLKLYLMDKYLDK from the coding sequence ATGGGAATTACAGTCCGCCAAATGCTTCGCATTCCAGAATTGAATAGAATGAAAGTCGTCGCCGGAGAAAGTGGATTAGATACAAACTATGTCACAACAGTAACTGTACTTGACGCTCCAGACATACAACGATGGGTACATGGTGGAGAATTTGTTATTACATCTGGATATATCTTAAAAGATGATCCTGATTCTTTGGTGCGAATTATAGAATACCTCAGTCAGGGTGGAATGGCAGCTATTGGCATTAAATTAGAGCGGTTTTTAAAAACACTCCCTCCCAACGTTAAAGAAGCGGCCGATCGTCTTCACTTCCCAGTTGTTGATATTCCTATTGATTATGCTTTTAGCGATATTATCAATCCTGTTCTTTCGCGAGTAGTCAATGCGCAAGCACAAGAACTCCGCTTTTCGGAAAAAGTAAGTCAATCTTTTTTTGAACTTATTATGAACGGAGAAGAAGTCGAGCCTATCCTCAATAACTTACGCAATTTTATTCACGTAGACATTGCCTTTATTGATACATTTTTTGGGCAAAGCTATTTTTGTGCTCAATCTGATGCTTTTGTAGAAATTATCAAAGAGACCAATCTCCCTCAACTTATTAGAGAAATTCCCAACCGTCCTGTAGCTATCGGGGATAAAATTTACGGCTACCTTTTTTTTGATGTTGATGCCCAAGATATCCAAAAAAGCTGGGGGATCTCTCTTTCTCATGCCATATCAGCCCTTCTCATATCTACACAAAAAAAACTAGCAAAAAGCGAAGCAGAGAAACGCTATAGAGATGAGTTTGTTCAAGATATTTTGTTAAAAAATGTTCGCTTTGAAAAAGAAGTCTGGAACCGAGCCCAACTCTTCAATTGGGATTTACGCGGCCCTCAAACTGTCGTAGTTGTTGATATAGATAACTATAAACATCAGTTTGAAATGGCAAAACAAATCGATGAAGCTGTAGCAAATCTCGAAGAAATAAAAAAACGAATTTACTACATTGCTACATCAATGATAAAAATGAAATTTTCTAATATCCCGTATGCAGAGATGAGCGACTCCATTGCCTTCATACTACCATCGCCGTTTACAGAGTATGAATCTTTCAAAAAAAAGCTATACTCTACCATTTCTTTAATGCAACAAGAAGTTGCTAAAAAAACAAAATTCTCTGTTACAGTGGGTGTTGGCAGCATAAAAGACAGCATCTTCAGTTGCTATCAAAGCTACGATGAAGCTCGAAAAGCTCTCGAAATGATACGCAAAACGTGTGGAACCGGACATGTAATCTTTTGGAAGGATTTAGGCGTCTACAAGCTTCTTGGCAATCTTTACAACACAAAAGATGCTGTAAATTTTTATTATGACTATATTGGGAAACTTATTGAGCACGATAAAAATAAAAAAACGCAACTTGTCGGAACCTTAGAAAGCATAGTTCGTTGCAATTGGCAATTAAAAGCTGCCGCTGAAGAACTGTCTATACATTACAACACTTTAAAATATAGATTCAGAAAAATTTGCGAGCTTATGGAATTTGATGTCTATGACAGTGAACAACGATTAAATGTTGCGCTCTCATTAAAATTGTACCTCATGGACAAATATCTTGACAAATAA
- a CDS encoding M20 family metallopeptidase, which translates to MTNIQDEAKAILSEIIEWRRHIHANPELGLETPETEAYIVQALEGMGFPSTSIRKGIGGHGVAALLEGDEPGPVLAIRADCDALPIKEETGLPFAATNGCMHACAHDVHTAMALGAAQLLMKHRHELKGSVKFIFQPAEENVVGAKAMIDDGVLENPKVDALIGLHSGLLWKGYAAGEIGYSHGGMMASADRFLITLKGKGGHGATPHLTVDPIVMAGHLICRLQTILSREVNPVDPGVLTIGRVTGGSAYNIIPGECVLEGTVRVLDVETRKMMEERIRELAESTAASMRGEAVVEYIPGPPPVINDSAMTDKLLATVAEVLGEEKAKEIPEPSMGAEDVAYFLERVPGTFFFHAGSNPEKGQTYPHHNSKFDIDEDTLWIGSALFAHFALNWQK; encoded by the coding sequence ATGACAAACATCCAAGACGAAGCGAAAGCGATTTTGTCTGAGATCATAGAGTGGAGGCGCCATATTCATGCCAATCCGGAACTTGGTCTCGAGACCCCCGAGACGGAGGCTTACATTGTACAGGCTCTTGAGGGGATGGGATTTCCTTCCACGTCTATTCGGAAGGGAATCGGAGGGCATGGAGTAGCCGCCCTTCTCGAGGGAGACGAGCCTGGTCCTGTTCTGGCTATTCGAGCCGATTGTGACGCTCTGCCCATCAAGGAAGAGACGGGACTTCCCTTTGCAGCCACCAACGGTTGCATGCACGCCTGTGCTCACGATGTCCATACGGCCATGGCATTGGGGGCGGCACAGCTGCTTATGAAACACCGTCACGAACTGAAGGGAAGCGTGAAGTTCATCTTCCAGCCGGCGGAGGAAAATGTTGTGGGAGCGAAGGCCATGATTGATGATGGCGTGCTTGAGAATCCTAAAGTGGATGCCCTGATCGGTCTTCATTCGGGACTCCTCTGGAAGGGATATGCGGCAGGGGAGATCGGGTATTCACACGGTGGCATGATGGCTTCTGCCGACCGCTTCCTTATTACCCTGAAAGGGAAGGGCGGGCACGGTGCCACACCTCATCTTACAGTAGACCCCATCGTTATGGCTGGGCATCTTATCTGCCGTCTTCAGACGATTCTGAGCCGCGAGGTCAACCCTGTAGACCCAGGTGTTCTTACCATAGGGCGTGTAACTGGTGGATCCGCCTATAACATTATTCCTGGCGAATGCGTTCTTGAGGGAACAGTTCGAGTTCTTGACGTGGAGACGCGGAAGATGATGGAGGAACGTATCCGTGAGCTGGCAGAATCTACGGCCGCCAGCATGCGGGGCGAAGCTGTAGTGGAATATATTCCTGGACCGCCACCTGTCATTAACGACAGTGCCATGACCGATAAACTTCTTGCCACAGTGGCAGAAGTGCTCGGCGAGGAAAAAGCCAAGGAGATTCCCGAACCATCAATGGGAGCCGAGGATGTTGCTTATTTCCTCGAACGTGTTCCTGGAACCTTCTTCTTCCATGCCGGAAGCAATCCTGAAAAGGGACAGACCTATCCTCACCACAATTCGAAGTTTGATATCGATGAAGATACGTTGTGGATAGGGTCAGCTCTTTTTGCACATTTCGCTTTGAACTGGCAGAAATAA
- a CDS encoding M20 family metallopeptidase produces the protein METMKEQALALQEQIVAWRRDLHQMPETQMDTVQTEAYICARLDEMGIPYRKGVAGHGVVAVLEGAKPGKVFAVRADCDGLPIKEETDLPFASKNGCMHACGHDVHTAMALGTAKILADNKDKLEGTVKFIFQPGEEGCKEGYGGAKRMLDDGALDNPRPDVLVGLHTGAIWKEDFKPGDIGYHYSGIMACMDRFELLVKGKGSHGAYPHGSIDPVSIACQIISELQTIVSREMNPVEPAVISIGEIHAGTAFNVIPGECRISGTVRALTNDTRKFLATRIEEIARTVAQGMRGDIEFHYGWEGPAPVVNNAEVTEELRKVAVAILGEEHVKEIKNPSMGGEDIAFFLEEVPGTFFFHPSCNEEKGQTYPHHNSRFAVDEDVLWIGSAVMSTMAMEWLKNHK, from the coding sequence ATGGAAACCATGAAAGAACAAGCACTCGCGTTGCAGGAACAGATCGTAGCCTGGAGACGGGATCTGCACCAGATGCCAGAGACACAGATGGATACAGTGCAGACCGAGGCCTATATTTGTGCCCGTCTTGACGAAATGGGTATTCCCTATCGCAAGGGTGTAGCCGGTCACGGCGTTGTCGCCGTACTTGAAGGAGCAAAACCTGGCAAGGTTTTCGCCGTCCGAGCCGATTGCGACGGTCTTCCCATCAAAGAAGAGACAGATCTTCCCTTTGCCTCCAAGAATGGTTGCATGCACGCCTGTGGACATGATGTCCACACAGCCATGGCCCTTGGCACAGCCAAGATCCTGGCTGACAATAAAGACAAGCTTGAAGGAACAGTCAAGTTCATCTTCCAGCCTGGCGAAGAGGGATGCAAGGAAGGATACGGCGGAGCCAAACGTATGCTCGACGACGGCGCTCTCGACAATCCACGTCCCGACGTCCTCGTCGGCCTTCACACTGGAGCCATCTGGAAAGAAGACTTCAAACCTGGAGATATCGGCTATCATTACAGCGGCATCATGGCCTGCATGGATCGCTTTGAGCTCCTCGTGAAGGGGAAGGGCAGCCACGGCGCCTATCCTCACGGATCCATAGATCCTGTCAGCATTGCCTGCCAGATTATCAGCGAACTTCAGACCATTGTCAGCCGTGAGATGAATCCTGTAGAGCCCGCAGTTATCTCCATCGGTGAGATTCATGCAGGAACAGCCTTCAACGTTATCCCCGGCGAGTGCCGTATCAGCGGAACGGTTCGCGCTCTCACCAACGATACCCGTAAATTCCTGGCAACACGTATCGAAGAGATCGCCCGTACAGTCGCTCAGGGCATGCGTGGAGACATCGAGTTCCACTACGGCTGGGAAGGACCAGCTCCAGTCGTCAACAATGCCGAGGTCACAGAGGAGCTTCGCAAGGTGGCCGTAGCCATTCTTGGCGAAGAGCATGTGAAGGAAATCAAGAATCCCTCCATGGGCGGAGAAGATATCGCCTTCTTCCTTGAAGAGGTTCCCGGAACCTTCTTCTTCCACCCCAGCTGCAACGAGGAGAAGGGACAGACCTATCCTCACCACAACTCTCGTTTCGCCGTTGACGAAGACGTATTGTGGATTGGTTCGGCTGTAATGTCCACCATGGCTATGGAGTGGCTGAAGAACCATAAATAA